Proteins encoded together in one Hymenobacter monticola window:
- a CDS encoding TIR domain-containing protein, with protein MTKFLGSAAEFRQAIDALGLRGAWEDFAQGLRYRTTDGGTVQWYASTKTVQIQGNRAAAEKLRTATAAMHARPTPAVPASVPPQSRNQIFVVHGHDHPAREQLELILHKLGLEPFVLANTSGGGLTIIEALEARIGQGGQHACGIVLLTPDDLGYAQAEGAEALRPRARQNVVLEMGMLMAAVGRRHTIILKKGNLEVPSDAGGLLYLSFQHHVKEVATRLADRLRDAGFDIDARRIISAAS; from the coding sequence ATGACCAAGTTTTTAGGTTCTGCGGCCGAGTTTCGGCAAGCCATTGACGCCCTGGGCTTGCGGGGCGCCTGGGAGGATTTTGCGCAAGGCCTGCGCTACCGCACCACCGACGGCGGCACGGTGCAGTGGTACGCCTCCACCAAAACCGTCCAGATTCAGGGCAACCGGGCGGCGGCCGAAAAGCTGCGGACGGCCACCGCGGCCATGCATGCCCGGCCAACACCGGCGGTACCTGCTTCTGTGCCCCCGCAGTCCCGAAACCAGATATTCGTGGTGCACGGCCACGACCATCCTGCGCGCGAACAGTTGGAGTTGATTCTGCACAAGCTGGGGCTGGAGCCGTTTGTGCTGGCCAACACCAGCGGCGGCGGGCTCACCATCATCGAGGCGTTGGAGGCCCGCATCGGCCAAGGCGGCCAACATGCCTGCGGCATCGTGCTGCTCACGCCCGACGACCTGGGCTACGCGCAGGCGGAAGGCGCCGAAGCCCTGCGGCCCCGCGCCCGGCAGAACGTGGTGCTGGAAATGGGCATGCTGATGGCCGCCGTTGGCCGGCGCCACACCATTATTCTGAAAAAAGGCAACCTGGAAGTGCCCTCCGACGCGGGCGGCCTGCTCTACCTCAGCTTTCAGCACCACGTGAAGGAAGTGGCCACCCGCCTGGCCGACCGTCTCAGGGACGCCGGCTTCGACATCGACGCCCGCCGGATTATCAGCGCCGCCTCCTGA
- a CDS encoding tRNA1(Val) (adenine(37)-N6)-methyltransferase: protein MPNDYFQFQRFRIEQSQCAMKVSTDACLLGAAADLTGATRLLDIGTGTGLLALMAAQRHAAAEIEAVEIDAAAATQAAANAAVSPWAKRLKIYGMSLAQYAATQPQPFSHILCNPPFFRQSLRSPNAARTTARHEAADTLSFEALAAFAAQFLQAEGLLTVLLPPLEMQDFEGEAAKLGLHPTSRLVVRHRPGSRPLRHITGFRKRVQAVVETELFIRTTGSETDYSPEFQALLAGFYLAL from the coding sequence ATGCCCAACGACTACTTCCAGTTTCAGCGGTTTCGCATCGAGCAAAGCCAGTGCGCCATGAAGGTGAGCACCGATGCTTGCCTGCTGGGCGCAGCGGCCGACCTCACCGGTGCCACCCGCCTGCTCGACATTGGCACCGGCACCGGACTGCTAGCCCTGATGGCCGCCCAGCGCCACGCTGCAGCCGAGATTGAAGCGGTAGAAATTGACGCCGCGGCTGCCACCCAGGCAGCGGCCAATGCGGCAGTCAGTCCTTGGGCGAAGCGCCTTAAGATTTATGGCATGAGCCTGGCTCAATACGCCGCCACGCAGCCGCAGCCATTCAGCCACATCCTTTGCAACCCACCTTTCTTCCGGCAGTCGTTGCGCTCGCCCAATGCGGCCCGCACCACCGCCCGGCACGAAGCCGCCGATACGCTTTCCTTCGAAGCGCTGGCCGCATTTGCAGCACAGTTTCTTCAGGCAGAAGGCTTGCTGACGGTGCTGTTGCCGCCGCTTGAGATGCAGGATTTTGAGGGCGAGGCAGCGAAACTGGGCTTACACCCGACCTCACGGCTGGTGGTTCGGCACCGGCCCGGCAGCCGGCCGTTGCGACACATCACCGGCTTTCGGAAGAGGGTGCAAGCGGTGGTTGAAACGGAGCTGTTCATCCGCACCACCGGTAGCGAGACGGATTACTCGCCGGAGTTTCAGGCTTTGCTGGCCGGGTTCTATCTGGCGCTGTAG
- a CDS encoding saccharopine dehydrogenase family protein, translating to MRTRLLLLGAGRSASSLIQYLLRHAPTENWFLTVADANPAHLVPVLAAHSEYARAVPFSMENEALLEELVTQADVVISMLPALLHPVVARACLRHGRHLATASYVSPEIRELHEEAQAAGITLLMECGLDPGLDHMSAMRAIAHIRARGGRITSFKSYCGGLLAPAAEGDNPWKYKFTWNPRNVVLAGQSTAKFLENGHPRFIPYQQLFARTETLVLPEYGEFEGYANRDSLSYRAPYGLDDIPTILRGTLRRPGYCAAWHALVRLGLTDDSVNLDNPETMTWAELVEAYLPTSFIPHLDLSARVAAYLGLNPTGEEMGRLHWLGLFSDRPVGHARATPAQLLERLLAEKWQLQPHDHDLIVMQHLFEYELNGTTHRLTSSLTVEGDDATHTGMAKTVGLPLGMAVRRLVRGEVAERGVLIPVQADLYEPILDELAAEYGIRFSEEEH from the coding sequence ATGAGAACTCGCCTTCTGCTCCTCGGGGCTGGCCGCTCGGCCTCGTCCCTCATTCAATACCTGTTGCGCCACGCGCCCACCGAAAACTGGTTTCTGACCGTGGCCGACGCCAACCCCGCGCACCTGGTGCCGGTGCTGGCAGCCCATAGCGAGTACGCGCGCGCTGTGCCTTTTTCGATGGAAAACGAGGCGTTGCTGGAAGAATTGGTGACGCAGGCCGACGTGGTGATTTCGATGCTGCCGGCCCTGCTGCACCCGGTGGTGGCCCGCGCTTGCCTGCGCCACGGCCGGCACCTGGCCACGGCCAGCTACGTGAGCCCGGAAATCCGAGAGCTGCACGAGGAGGCGCAGGCCGCGGGCATCACTTTGCTGATGGAATGCGGGCTGGACCCGGGCCTGGACCATATGTCGGCCATGCGGGCCATTGCGCACATCCGGGCCCGGGGCGGGCGCATCACCAGCTTCAAGAGCTACTGCGGCGGGCTGCTAGCGCCCGCGGCCGAGGGCGACAACCCCTGGAAATACAAGTTCACCTGGAACCCGCGCAACGTGGTGCTGGCCGGCCAGAGCACGGCCAAGTTCCTGGAAAACGGCCACCCGCGCTTCATTCCCTACCAGCAGCTGTTTGCCCGCACCGAAACCTTGGTGTTGCCTGAATACGGCGAGTTTGAGGGCTACGCCAACCGCGACTCGCTGAGCTACCGCGCGCCGTATGGCCTGGACGACATCCCGACCATTTTGCGGGGCACCCTGCGGCGCCCGGGCTACTGCGCCGCCTGGCACGCGCTGGTGCGCCTGGGCCTCACCGACGACAGCGTGAACCTCGACAACCCCGAAACCATGACCTGGGCCGAGCTGGTCGAAGCGTATTTGCCCACGTCATTCATCCCGCACCTCGACCTATCGGCCCGGGTAGCGGCGTATCTGGGCCTCAACCCCACAGGCGAAGAAATGGGCCGGCTGCACTGGCTGGGCTTGTTTTCGGACCGGCCGGTGGGCCACGCCCGCGCCACGCCCGCTCAGTTGCTGGAGCGCCTGCTGGCCGAAAAGTGGCAACTGCAGCCCCACGACCACGACCTGATTGTGATGCAGCACCTCTTCGAGTACGAGCTAAACGGCACCACCCACCGCCTCACGTCCTCGCTGACCGTGGAGGGCGACGACGCCACGCACACCGGCATGGCCAAAACCGTGGGCCTGCCGCTGGGCATGGCCGTGCGGCGGCTGGTGCGCGGCGAGGTGGCTGAGCGCGGCGTCCTGATTCCGGTGCAGGCCGACTTGTATGAGCCCATTCTGGATGAGCTGGCGGCAGAGTACGGCATTCGATTCAGCGAAGAGGAGCACTAG
- a CDS encoding ATP-binding protein, with protein MLLRALGPAGLLLGLLPKLQAQTLTTRTFTPDNGLLQSMVYCLGQDAWGRLWVGSQAGASVYNGQEFKVYGGSQGLPDSHVRAVAPVVGGTGMWVGMQYASLAVLGNDQRIRQVRVPGLQAPGNILSLWAGPGELWMGTQKQGVWRLRFGASRADTLVQHWSAVGGHAADSVEYLGPGLRGQLWASSPHGLLVFDGRSGQPLPAAQAALPPALRQRTYGFCRVSDSVAWVGTRAGLLRVSAPAGGRPWRLRHYTAAEGLSSNLVLRVAVDWQGRVWANAYNGLNLGTADPSTGQLHFRVLGTRPNSASDHGHDVLLDREGNIWAADGQGVTQYLTNVRFTQYGPADGLRGSYVCALAQPRPDELWLAMERHLTALPLTATGIRTPTRHLLVPAAKGTAGANPASLLADRQGRMWVGTFRDGLRRYDMRTGRWENLNNRAPALAGVTVSSIGEDARGRLWLTTHRMGVTVYDPATDTYRTFRKGEQGLPSDNFWQVFRDHRGWLWLGSDDAGLVRVDTDHDTFERVDGQSGRLCISSISEDEHGDFWLGPVGIALLRYEPATRRLLRYDHSGLQSINPYFVQCDGAGQVWVGTHLGVDVLNMRTGKARSFDRTNGYGGGETNENAVLRGPDGRLWMGTVGGLMVYDPRRPARPCVGPSAYLTGLRVGLHDTTIAAPLELPYRLNSVSFDYIGVSLARPGSVRYQYRLRGYRDEWVGPVTSTSATYASLPPGHYAFEVRASTDEGGWSPQPARLSFDIAAPWWRRWWAFGLYAAAFGLALAGVRRRTRAQERERAERALERQTLRYLQELDRVKTDFFTNVSHELRTPLTLILGPAEVLAETVPDPASRRQAGLVLGQARKLLQLINQLLDLSKLDAGALRLHPTAGDVARLARQLVTGFAGLAERRGIGLHLEAPDSPVLLVFDAAKLDEVLTNLLANALRFTPEGGQVWLRVAEQPPTAAAPAGTVELAVQDTGPGIAAEDLPNVFDRFYQARSQEPTPVATRQGTGIGLALVRELVALHGGTVTVSSLPGEGACFVVRLPRVLLPTGTGAPYGGTAPAAEPMRTEEEMPAAEMHLAGAAAATPATAATNAAAYAEPAEPAQVLIIEDSEEVRAFVAETLAGYRLLLAPDGAAGLDLARAEVPDLIVSDVMMPGLSGYEVCAALKADAATSHIPVVLLTARTTADDRLQGLETGAQAYLPKPFRPRELQAQVRSLLHLREQTQARFAGTVTGHVTAEAAEVLPYSMPPVPPPADPLVAHQAAVAALPSRDQAFLRAFEAAILAHLGDEHYSMDQLGAELNLSRTQLYRKLKALTGQAPAEYLRQTRLLRALALLQGRVATVAEVAYQVGYANPAHFSTAFSRHFGYPPSAVCKEMAQKPV; from the coding sequence TTGCTTCTCCGAGCCCTCGGGCCAGCCGGCCTGCTATTGGGTCTGCTGCCGAAATTGCAGGCCCAGACACTGACCACGCGCACATTCACCCCCGACAACGGCCTGCTGCAGTCGATGGTTTATTGCCTGGGGCAAGACGCCTGGGGCCGCCTCTGGGTGGGCTCCCAAGCTGGAGCAAGCGTTTATAACGGCCAGGAATTTAAGGTTTACGGAGGCTCGCAGGGACTGCCCGACAGCCACGTGCGCGCCGTGGCTCCTGTGGTGGGCGGCACCGGCATGTGGGTGGGTATGCAATACGCCAGCCTGGCCGTGCTGGGCAACGACCAGCGCATCAGGCAGGTGCGGGTGCCGGGACTGCAAGCCCCAGGCAACATCCTGAGCCTATGGGCGGGCCCTGGCGAACTGTGGATGGGCACGCAGAAACAGGGCGTGTGGCGGCTGCGCTTCGGGGCCAGCCGGGCCGATACGCTGGTGCAGCACTGGAGCGCCGTAGGGGGGCATGCCGCCGACTCGGTGGAGTATCTGGGGCCAGGCTTGCGCGGGCAGCTATGGGCGAGCTCGCCGCATGGGCTGCTGGTGTTTGACGGGCGCAGCGGCCAGCCGCTGCCCGCCGCGCAGGCCGCGCTGCCGCCCGCTTTGCGTCAGCGCACCTACGGCTTTTGCCGGGTGAGCGACTCGGTGGCCTGGGTGGGCACCCGGGCCGGGCTGCTGCGCGTGAGCGCGCCCGCTGGCGGGCGGCCCTGGCGCCTGCGCCACTACACGGCCGCCGAAGGACTGAGTAGCAACCTGGTACTGCGGGTGGCCGTGGATTGGCAGGGGCGGGTGTGGGCCAACGCCTACAACGGCCTGAACCTGGGTACGGCCGACCCCTCCACCGGGCAATTGCACTTCCGGGTCCTCGGCACGCGCCCCAATTCCGCTTCCGACCATGGCCACGACGTGCTGCTGGACCGGGAGGGCAACATATGGGCGGCCGACGGCCAAGGCGTAACCCAATACCTGACCAACGTCCGGTTTACACAGTACGGCCCCGCCGACGGGCTGCGCGGCAGCTACGTGTGCGCGCTGGCCCAGCCTCGGCCCGATGAGCTTTGGCTGGCCATGGAGCGCCACCTGACGGCCCTGCCGCTAACGGCTACGGGCATTCGGACGCCGACCCGCCACCTGCTGGTGCCCGCGGCCAAGGGGACCGCCGGTGCCAACCCGGCCAGCCTACTGGCCGACCGCCAGGGCCGGATGTGGGTAGGTACCTTTCGCGATGGCCTGCGGCGCTACGACATGCGCACCGGTCGCTGGGAGAATCTGAACAACCGGGCACCGGCGCTGGCGGGCGTCACCGTATCGAGCATCGGGGAGGATGCGCGGGGGCGGCTGTGGCTAACGACGCACCGCATGGGCGTCACGGTATACGACCCCGCCACCGACACCTACCGCACGTTCCGGAAGGGCGAGCAGGGCCTGCCCAGCGACAACTTCTGGCAGGTATTTCGCGACCACCGGGGCTGGCTCTGGCTGGGCTCCGACGATGCGGGGCTGGTGCGGGTAGACACCGACCACGACACCTTTGAACGGGTAGACGGGCAGTCGGGGCGGCTCTGCATCAGCTCCATTAGCGAGGACGAGCACGGCGACTTCTGGCTGGGCCCGGTGGGCATTGCGCTGCTGCGTTACGAGCCGGCCACCCGCCGGCTACTCCGGTACGACCACAGCGGCCTGCAGTCCATCAATCCTTACTTTGTGCAATGCGACGGGGCCGGGCAGGTGTGGGTAGGCACGCACCTGGGGGTAGACGTGCTGAATATGCGCACCGGCAAGGCGCGCTCCTTCGACCGGACCAATGGCTACGGTGGGGGCGAAACCAACGAGAATGCCGTGTTGCGCGGCCCCGACGGCCGCCTCTGGATGGGCACCGTCGGCGGCCTGATGGTGTATGACCCGCGCCGGCCGGCCCGGCCCTGCGTGGGGCCCTCGGCCTACCTGACCGGCCTGCGGGTGGGGCTGCACGATACCACCATTGCCGCGCCGCTGGAGCTGCCATACCGCCTCAACAGCGTCAGCTTCGACTACATTGGGGTGAGCCTGGCCCGGCCCGGAAGCGTGCGCTACCAGTACCGCCTGCGCGGCTACCGCGACGAATGGGTGGGGCCCGTGACCAGCACCTCGGCCACCTACGCCAGCCTGCCGCCCGGCCACTACGCGTTCGAAGTGCGGGCCAGCACCGACGAGGGCGGCTGGAGCCCGCAGCCGGCCCGGCTCAGCTTCGACATCGCGGCGCCCTGGTGGCGGCGCTGGTGGGCCTTTGGGCTGTATGCGGCGGCTTTTGGGCTGGCGCTGGCCGGGGTGCGGCGGCGCACCCGTGCCCAGGAGCGCGAACGCGCCGAGCGGGCACTGGAGCGCCAAACCCTGCGCTACCTGCAGGAGCTGGACCGCGTCAAAACCGATTTTTTTACCAACGTCAGCCACGAGCTGCGCACCCCGCTCACGCTCATTCTGGGCCCGGCCGAGGTGCTGGCCGAAACCGTGCCCGACCCGGCCAGCCGCCGACAGGCAGGACTGGTGCTGGGGCAGGCCCGCAAGCTCCTGCAGCTTATCAATCAACTGCTGGACCTGAGCAAGCTGGATGCCGGGGCCCTGCGCCTGCACCCCACAGCTGGCGATGTGGCCCGGCTGGCCCGCCAGTTGGTGACCGGCTTCGCTGGCCTAGCCGAGCGGCGGGGCATTGGCTTGCACCTGGAGGCGCCGGACAGCCCCGTGCTCCTGGTATTCGACGCCGCCAAACTCGATGAAGTACTGACCAACCTACTGGCCAATGCCCTTCGTTTCACCCCCGAAGGCGGGCAGGTGTGGCTGCGCGTAGCGGAGCAGCCGCCCACAGCCGCCGCGCCGGCCGGCACAGTGGAACTGGCCGTGCAGGACACCGGCCCCGGCATTGCGGCTGAGGACCTGCCCAACGTATTCGACCGATTCTATCAGGCCCGCAGCCAAGAGCCAACGCCGGTAGCCACCCGGCAAGGCACAGGCATTGGCCTGGCGTTGGTGCGCGAGCTGGTAGCGTTGCATGGCGGCACGGTGACGGTGAGCAGCCTGCCCGGCGAAGGCGCCTGCTTCGTGGTGCGCCTGCCCCGCGTGCTGCTGCCAACCGGCACTGGTGCACCATATGGCGGCACGGCGCCAGCAGCTGAACCAATGCGGACGGAGGAGGAGATGCCGGCCGCCGAAATGCACTTAGCCGGGGCTGCCGCAGCCACTCCCGCTACTGCGGCAACCAACGCGGCGGCCTACGCAGAGCCTGCCGAGCCGGCCCAGGTGCTCATCATTGAAGACAGCGAAGAAGTGCGGGCCTTCGTGGCAGAAACATTGGCCGGCTACCGCCTGCTGCTCGCTCCCGATGGCGCGGCGGGCCTGGACCTGGCCCGGGCCGAAGTGCCCGACCTCATCGTGAGCGACGTGATGATGCCTGGCCTGAGCGGCTACGAGGTGTGCGCAGCCCTCAAAGCCGATGCAGCCACCAGCCACATCCCGGTGGTGCTGCTCACGGCCCGCACCACCGCCGACGACCGGCTGCAGGGCCTCGAAACCGGAGCCCAGGCCTACCTGCCCAAGCCTTTCCGGCCCCGCGAGCTGCAGGCCCAGGTGCGGAGCCTGCTGCACCTGCGTGAGCAAACCCAGGCCCGTTTTGCCGGGACTGTGACTGGCCATGTCACGGCGGAAGCGGCGGAGGTACTACCTTACTCGATGCCCCCGGTTCCGCCCCCCGCCGACCCGCTGGTGGCGCACCAGGCTGCCGTGGCCGCCTTGCCCTCGCGCGACCAAGCGTTTTTGCGCGCGTTCGAGGCGGCGATTTTGGCCCACCTGGGCGATGAGCACTACAGCATGGACCAGCTCGGGGCCGAGTTGAATCTGAGCCGTACCCAACTCTACCGCAAGCTGAAGGCCCTGACGGGCCAAGCCCCCGCCGAGTACCTGCGCCAAACCCGCCTGTTGCGGGCGCTGGCTTTGCTGCAGGGCCGCGTGGCCACCGTGGCCGAGGTAGCCTACCAAGTGGGTTATGCCAACCCGGCCCACTTCAGCACGGCCTTCTCGCGCCACTTCGGCTACCCGCCCAGCGCCGTGTGCAAGGAAATGGCCCAAAAACCAGTGTAG
- a CDS encoding ATP-binding cassette domain-containing protein → MLEILNLRKAFGNHVVLHEVNLALRPGTIHGLVGANGAGKTTLINCLYGLEKDFTGTIRNTAGYPVREHTGLLPYEPYFYPRLTGREYLEFCLQARGRPIADFAGWNRLLELPLDQFADEYSAGMRKKLALLALLVQNFDYLILDEPFNGLDLEANLLLKEILKRLRDRGTGILLTSHILGALTETADEISVLVGGRIQRHYAAAEFATLERDLLDSLHREKLALLDGLV, encoded by the coding sequence ATGCTCGAAATCCTGAACCTGCGCAAAGCTTTTGGCAACCACGTCGTGTTGCACGAAGTGAACCTGGCCCTGCGTCCGGGCACCATTCACGGCCTGGTGGGAGCCAACGGTGCGGGCAAAACGACGCTTATCAACTGCCTCTACGGGCTGGAAAAGGATTTCACGGGGACCATCCGCAACACGGCCGGCTACCCGGTGCGCGAGCACACCGGCCTGCTGCCCTACGAGCCCTATTTCTATCCGCGCCTCACCGGACGCGAGTACCTGGAGTTTTGCCTGCAGGCGCGCGGCCGGCCCATTGCCGATTTCGCGGGCTGGAACCGGCTATTGGAACTGCCGCTCGACCAGTTTGCCGACGAGTACTCGGCCGGCATGCGCAAGAAACTGGCGCTGCTGGCCCTGCTGGTGCAGAATTTTGACTACCTCATTCTCGACGAGCCCTTCAACGGCCTCGACCTGGAAGCCAACCTGTTGCTCAAGGAAATCCTCAAGCGCCTGCGCGACCGGGGCACAGGCATCCTGCTCACTTCCCACATTCTGGGCGCCCTCACCGAGACGGCCGATGAAATATCCGTATTGGTGGGCGGGCGTATTCAACGGCACTACGCGGCCGCCGAATTTGCTACCCTGGAGCGCGACCTGCTCGACAGCCTGCACCGCGAGAAGCTCGCATTGCTCGACGGCCTGGTGTAG
- a CDS encoding SDR family NAD(P)-dependent oxidoreductase produces the protein MKTAFITGASSGIGRATAVALAGAGFQVVVTGRRRERLEELAAQLAPVPVHVLAFDVRDRAAVEAAVATLPEELRAPDVLINNAGGAHGLNPIQAGDPRDWDQMLDANVRGLLNVTHTLLPGMTARQTGFIVNVGSIAGQEAYANGNVYCASKAAVQMLTKTMRLDLLPTGVRVAEVNPGAVETEFSQVRFKGDEARAAKVYEGFEPLRAEDVADVIVFMVTRPPHVTIAEVLVLAGAQGAATTIARK, from the coding sequence ATGAAGACTGCATTCATTACCGGCGCCTCCTCGGGCATTGGCCGGGCAACGGCGGTGGCCCTGGCCGGGGCGGGCTTTCAAGTGGTGGTGACCGGCCGGCGGCGGGAGCGGCTCGAAGAGCTGGCGGCCCAGCTAGCGCCGGTGCCGGTGCACGTGCTGGCGTTTGACGTGCGCGACCGGGCCGCCGTGGAAGCAGCCGTGGCGACGCTGCCCGAAGAACTGCGGGCCCCCGATGTGCTGATAAACAACGCCGGCGGTGCTCACGGGCTCAACCCCATTCAGGCCGGCGACCCCCGCGATTGGGACCAGATGCTGGACGCCAACGTGCGCGGCCTGTTGAACGTGACGCACACCCTGCTCCCCGGCATGACGGCCCGCCAAACCGGCTTTATCGTGAACGTGGGCTCCATTGCCGGGCAGGAGGCCTACGCCAACGGCAACGTGTATTGCGCCAGCAAAGCGGCCGTGCAGATGCTGACGAAAACCATGCGGCTCGACCTGCTGCCCACCGGCGTGCGCGTGGCCGAAGTGAACCCCGGCGCGGTGGAAACGGAGTTTTCGCAGGTGCGCTTCAAGGGTGACGAGGCGCGGGCAGCCAAGGTGTATGAGGGCTTTGAGCCGCTGCGGGCCGAGGACGTGGCCGATGTTATCGTGTTCATGGTGACGCGGCCGCCGCACGTTACCATTGCCGAGGTGCTGGTGCTGGCCGGGGCGCAGGGCGCAGCTACGACGATTGCGCGGAAGTAA
- the rnhA gene encoding ribonuclease HI, with product MIHLFTDGSARGNPGPGGYGAILRYGPHEKELTQGYRLTTNNRMELLAVIVGLEAVTRPELPIRVVSDSKYVVDAVEKKWVFGWATKADFGKKANEDLWRRFLRVYKQRKVTFHWIKGHAGHPENERCDVLAVQSATGKGLLVDEGYEAKLDSVNGLN from the coding sequence ATGATTCACCTGTTCACCGACGGCTCGGCGCGCGGCAACCCCGGGCCCGGCGGCTACGGCGCCATTCTGCGCTACGGCCCCCACGAAAAAGAGCTCACCCAGGGCTACCGCCTCACCACCAACAACCGCATGGAGCTGCTGGCCGTCATCGTGGGCCTCGAAGCCGTGACGCGGCCCGAGCTGCCCATCCGGGTGGTGTCCGATTCCAAGTACGTGGTCGACGCCGTGGAAAAAAAGTGGGTTTTCGGCTGGGCCACCAAGGCCGACTTCGGCAAGAAGGCCAACGAGGACCTATGGCGCCGCTTCCTGCGCGTGTACAAGCAGCGCAAGGTCACCTTCCACTGGATAAAGGGCCACGCCGGCCACCCCGAAAACGAGCGCTGCGACGTGCTGGCCGTGCAAAGTGCCACCGGCAAAGGGCTGCTGGTGGACGAGGGCTACGAGGCGAAGCTGGATTCGGTCAACGGCCTGAATTAA
- a CDS encoding MarC family protein, giving the protein MFNLQQILSVTLTLFAVIDIVGSIPIIIQIRQREGEIKAELATFVAGCLMVTFLFVGQSLLGLLGVDNQSFALAGAVVIFLIGLEMILGIELFKSDMSGSTGSIVPLAFPLIVGAGTMTTLLSLRAAYSLPNVLVGIVLNLIFVYVVLKTSPWIERKLGKGGEDILRRVFGVILLAIAIKLFKTNF; this is encoded by the coding sequence GTGTTCAACCTCCAGCAAATCCTGTCCGTCACGCTCACGCTGTTTGCCGTGATTGACATCGTCGGCTCCATCCCGATTATCATCCAGATTCGGCAGCGCGAGGGCGAAATCAAGGCCGAGCTGGCCACTTTTGTGGCGGGCTGCCTCATGGTCACGTTTTTGTTTGTGGGCCAGAGCCTGCTCGGGCTGCTGGGCGTCGACAACCAGAGCTTTGCCCTGGCCGGCGCGGTGGTCATCTTCCTCATTGGGCTCGAAATGATACTCGGCATCGAGCTGTTCAAGTCCGATATGTCGGGCAGCACGGGTTCCATTGTGCCGCTGGCGTTTCCGCTCATCGTGGGCGCCGGCACCATGACCACGCTGCTGTCGCTGCGCGCCGCCTACTCGCTGCCCAACGTGCTGGTGGGCATTGTGCTCAACCTGATTTTTGTGTACGTGGTGCTCAAAACCAGCCCCTGGATAGAGCGCAAGCTCGGCAAAGGCGGCGAAGACATTTTGCGCCGCGTGTTTGGCGTGATTCTGCTGGCCATCGCCATCAAGCTGTTTAAAACCAATTTTTAG
- a CDS encoding cytidine deaminase — protein MARHSRQQLLTYEELDSATDLSPAEQATWQAARDATAHAYAPYSGFHVGAALLLADGTLFRGTNQENAAYPSGLCAERTALFGLAANHPGHPPIVGMAVAARPGHGEFGPALPCGACRQVMLEYESRQGQAISLLLPSRAGTILRFSTLAALMPFNFSPDDLPPA, from the coding sequence ATGGCCCGCCATTCCCGCCAGCAGCTTCTGACCTACGAAGAGCTGGACTCCGCCACCGACCTCTCCCCTGCCGAGCAAGCCACCTGGCAAGCTGCCCGCGACGCCACCGCCCACGCCTACGCTCCCTATTCGGGCTTCCACGTTGGGGCCGCACTGCTACTGGCCGACGGCACCCTTTTTCGGGGCACCAACCAGGAAAACGCCGCTTACCCTTCAGGCCTCTGCGCCGAGCGCACCGCCTTGTTTGGCCTAGCGGCCAACCACCCCGGCCATCCGCCCATCGTAGGCATGGCCGTAGCAGCCCGGCCTGGTCACGGCGAGTTTGGACCCGCCCTGCCCTGCGGCGCCTGCCGCCAGGTGATGTTGGAATACGAAAGCCGCCAGGGCCAGGCCATCTCGCTGCTGCTGCCCAGCCGCGCGGGCACCATCCTGCGTTTCAGCACCCTGGCTGCGCTGATGCCTTTCAACTTCTCGCCCGACGACCTTCCCCCGGCCTAG
- a CDS encoding alpha/beta hydrolase, translating into MERHLTVARTARYQQLGELSAETKHVWFVCHGYGQLAAYFIRHFAFLAEADPHTVVIAPEGLSRFYLSGSSGRVGASWMTRDDRLHEIQDHIGFLNQLAEKVLAECSTSVELTVLGFSQGTATVSRWLVQAAFRPAHLILWAGSFPPDIAPESAQALLRGLRLSLTIGTDDEYITVAQAEEQQTELLQLGGAPQLFVFAGKHTLDRPVLAQLAGLG; encoded by the coding sequence ATGGAACGCCACCTCACCGTTGCCCGCACCGCGCGCTACCAGCAGCTGGGCGAATTATCCGCCGAAACCAAGCATGTCTGGTTTGTCTGCCACGGCTATGGCCAATTAGCGGCCTACTTCATCCGTCATTTCGCCTTCCTCGCCGAGGCCGACCCACACACCGTCGTCATTGCGCCCGAGGGCCTCTCCCGCTTCTACCTGAGCGGCAGCAGCGGCCGCGTGGGCGCCAGCTGGATGACGCGCGACGACCGCCTGCACGAAATCCAAGACCACATCGGGTTCCTCAATCAGCTGGCCGAAAAAGTCCTGGCCGAATGTTCGACCAGCGTCGAACTCACCGTGCTGGGGTTTTCGCAGGGTACGGCCACCGTGAGCCGCTGGCTGGTGCAGGCCGCCTTTCGGCCTGCGCATCTCATCCTGTGGGCGGGCAGCTTCCCGCCCGATATTGCTCCGGAATCAGCCCAGGCGCTGTTGCGTGGCCTTCGGCTCTCCTTAACTATTGGCACCGATGATGAATACATCACCGTCGCGCAGGCCGAAGAGCAGCAAACGGAGTTGCTGCAACTTGGCGGTGCGCCCCAATTGTTCGTCTTCGCGGGCAAGCACACGCTCGACCGCCCCGTTCTGGCGCAATTAGCTGGTCTCGGCTAA